The Deinococcus depolymerans genome has a segment encoding these proteins:
- the hrpB gene encoding ATP-dependent helicase HrpB, whose product MSSFVLPIAEVVPAVRGALAAHSLVVVQAPPGAGKSTGLPLELLGEPWLAGRGIVMLQPRRVAARAVAARLAEGLGEEVGGTVGYRVRFDSRVSAATRLEVVTEGILTRRLQRDPELSGVGLVILDEFHERSLNADLALALLREVQGALRDDLRVLVMSATLDPELPGRLGAPLVESAGRAFPVEVRYLPTDPVGRVEDLVARQVRVALESEPGDVLAFLPGVREIRAAAAALSDVDAAVLPLYGDLPVREQARALRPDPGGRRKVVLATSIAETSLTIDGVRVVVDGGLSRTQQFDPASGLSRMVTGRVTRDAATQRAGRAGRTAPGVAYRLWSERTQPLLPAARPPEVMEADLAPLTLELAQWGVPDPADLHWLDVPPARRIETARGVLRDLGALDGAGRVTPEGARLLDFPTHPRLAHLLTAPGDAALAADVAALLEERDPLPPGSGADLTERVAALRAWRRGERTPGDVGVLERIERLSRQWRTLLKVRPDDSVPDGFAVGALIVRAYPERAALAREETSGLRRGRFLLAGGQGAALPEGDGLAGVRALAVAHLDATPMSAAQAEGRVFLAAPLDPAALDAGAAWVDAVRWDARTGTLVAQRERRFGALMLEARPLRDLPAGARLDALAGAIREEGLHLLTFSAEAQALRDRVESVRAWRPDETDWPDLSDAALLETLEDWLGPHLGAARSREDLGRLNLLPAVQARLPWPLPARLDELAPTHLTVPTGSRIRLTYRPGEAPILAVKLQELFGLADTPAVNGGRTPVLLHLLSPAGRPVQVTQDLRSFWNSSYFEVRKDLRGRYPRHPWPDDPWTHAPMKGTKKRGV is encoded by the coding sequence GTGAGTTCTTTCGTGTTGCCGATTGCGGAGGTGGTGCCTGCGGTGCGTGGGGCGCTGGCGGCGCATTCGTTGGTTGTGGTGCAGGCGCCTCCGGGGGCGGGGAAGAGTACGGGGTTGCCGCTGGAGTTGCTGGGCGAGCCGTGGTTGGCGGGGCGTGGGATCGTGATGCTGCAGCCGCGGCGGGTGGCGGCGCGGGCGGTGGCGGCGCGGCTGGCGGAGGGGCTGGGGGAGGAGGTCGGTGGGACGGTCGGGTACCGGGTGCGGTTCGATTCGCGGGTGTCGGCGGCGACGCGCCTGGAGGTCGTGACGGAGGGCATCCTGACGCGGCGGCTTCAGCGGGATCCGGAGCTGTCGGGGGTGGGGCTGGTGATCCTGGATGAGTTTCACGAGCGGAGCCTGAACGCGGATCTGGCGCTGGCGCTGCTGCGGGAGGTGCAGGGGGCGCTGCGGGATGATCTGCGGGTGCTGGTGATGAGTGCCACGCTGGACCCGGAGTTGCCGGGGCGGCTGGGGGCGCCGCTGGTCGAGAGTGCCGGGCGGGCGTTTCCGGTCGAGGTCCGCTACCTGCCCACGGATCCGGTGGGCCGGGTGGAGGATCTGGTGGCGCGGCAGGTGCGGGTGGCGCTGGAGTCGGAGCCGGGGGACGTGCTGGCGTTCCTGCCGGGCGTGCGCGAGATCCGCGCGGCGGCGGCGGCGCTGTCGGACGTGGACGCGGCCGTGCTGCCGCTGTACGGGGACCTGCCGGTGCGGGAGCAGGCGCGGGCGCTACGGCCCGATCCGGGGGGGCGGCGCAAGGTGGTGCTGGCGACCAGCATCGCGGAGACCTCGCTGACCATTGACGGGGTGCGGGTGGTCGTGGACGGCGGCCTGAGCCGCACGCAGCAGTTCGATCCGGCCAGTGGACTGTCGCGGATGGTGACGGGCCGGGTCACGCGGGACGCGGCGACGCAGCGGGCGGGCCGCGCGGGGCGCACCGCGCCGGGCGTCGCGTACCGCCTGTGGAGCGAGCGGACGCAGCCGCTGCTGCCGGCCGCGCGCCCGCCGGAGGTCATGGAGGCGGACCTCGCGCCGTTGACGCTGGAACTCGCGCAGTGGGGCGTGCCGGACCCGGCGGACCTGCACTGGCTGGACGTCCCCCCGGCCCGGCGCATCGAGACGGCGCGGGGCGTGCTGCGGGACCTGGGTGCGCTGGACGGGGCGGGCCGCGTGACGCCGGAGGGCGCGCGCCTGCTGGACTTCCCCACGCATCCGCGTCTGGCGCACCTGCTGACCGCGCCGGGCGACGCGGCGCTGGCGGCGGACGTGGCGGCGCTGCTGGAGGAACGCGACCCGCTCCCACCGGGGTCCGGGGCGGACCTGACCGAGCGTGTGGCGGCCCTGCGTGCGTGGCGGCGCGGGGAGCGCACGCCCGGTGACGTGGGCGTGCTGGAGCGGATCGAGCGGCTGTCCCGGCAGTGGCGGACCCTGCTGAAGGTCCGGCCGGACGACTCGGTGCCGGACGGGTTCGCGGTGGGCGCGCTGATCGTGCGGGCGTACCCGGAACGCGCCGCGCTGGCCCGCGAGGAGACCAGCGGTCTGCGCCGGGGCCGGTTCCTGCTGGCGGGCGGGCAGGGGGCCGCGCTGCCCGAGGGGGACGGTCTGGCGGGCGTGCGGGCGCTGGCGGTGGCGCACCTGGACGCCACTCCCATGAGTGCCGCGCAGGCCGAGGGTCGCGTGTTCCTGGCCGCGCCGCTGGACCCGGCCGCGCTGGACGCCGGGGCCGCGTGGGTGGACGCGGTGCGCTGGGACGCCCGCACCGGCACGCTGGTCGCGCAGCGTGAGCGGCGCTTCGGGGCGCTGATGCTTGAAGCCCGGCCCCTGCGTGACCTGCCCGCCGGGGCGCGGCTGGACGCGCTGGCCGGGGCGATCCGTGAGGAGGGCCTGCACCTGCTGACCTTCAGCGCCGAGGCGCAGGCGCTGCGGGACCGCGTGGAGTCCGTCCGGGCGTGGCGGCCCGACGAGACCGACTGGCCGGACCTGAGTGACGCCGCGCTGCTGGAGACCCTGGAGGACTGGCTGGGACCGCACCTGGGCGCGGCCCGCTCGCGGGAGGACCTGGGCCGCCTGAACCTCCTGCCGGCCGTGCAGGCGCGGCTGCCCTGGCCGCTCCCGGCCCGGCTGGACGAACTGGCCCCCACGCACCTGACGGTGCCCACCGGCAGCCGCATCCGGCTGACGTACCGCCCCGGCGAGGCCCCGATCCTGGCCGTGAAGTTGCAGGAACTGTTCGGGCTGGCCGACACGCCCGCCGTGAACGGGGGCCGCACGCCCGTCCTGCTGCACCTGCTGTCCCCGGCGGGGCGGCCCGTGCAGGTCACGCAGGACCTGCGTTCCTTCTGGAATTCCTCGTATTTCGAGGTGCGTAAGGACCTGCGCGGCCGTTACCCCAGGCACCCCTGGCCCGACGATCCCTGGACGCACGCCCCCATGAAGGGCACCAAGAAACGGGGCGTGTGA
- a CDS encoding class I SAM-dependent methyltransferase: protein MTDARRDDLIAALYGPVGWPRARQIARRLRPYVPAGSTLLDLGAGTGHTGALLARQGWAVTLADVPPHPGAWGQRLIAHPCARTLARRGGLSRVLCRGRLPFPDGQFGVTLLAFVLHHCPDPLAVLREAARVSGRVIVIEDLEEGGRRPGRAGQWLDALLNLEAGHPHAHRSQADWHALFHATGLQVHAQAHWTTRPLGIRTGHTLFDLRPAGESRAAESPPGEAGGGSYGLRLNGLQRPFNPSGCE from the coding sequence GTGACGGACGCGCGCCGGGACGACCTGATCGCCGCGCTGTACGGCCCGGTCGGCTGGCCGCGCGCCCGGCAGATTGCGCGCAGACTGCGGCCGTATGTGCCCGCTGGCAGCACCCTGCTGGACCTGGGGGCGGGGACCGGCCACACCGGGGCACTCCTGGCCCGGCAGGGCTGGGCGGTGACGCTGGCGGACGTGCCGCCGCATCCCGGCGCGTGGGGGCAGCGCCTGATCGCGCACCCCTGCGCCCGCACGCTCGCGCGGCGCGGCGGCCTGAGCCGCGTGCTGTGCCGGGGCCGCCTGCCGTTCCCGGATGGTCAGTTCGGCGTGACGCTGCTGGCGTTCGTGCTGCACCACTGCCCGGACCCGCTGGCCGTGCTGCGCGAGGCGGCGCGCGTGTCGGGCCGCGTGATCGTCATCGAGGACCTGGAGGAGGGTGGGCGCAGGCCGGGCCGCGCCGGACAGTGGCTGGACGCCCTGCTGAACCTGGAGGCCGGGCATCCGCACGCGCACCGCTCGCAGGCCGACTGGCACGCCCTGTTCCACGCCACCGGATTGCAGGTGCACGCGCAGGCGCACTGGACGACCCGCCCGCTGGGTATCCGCACCGGGCACACGCTGTTCGACCTGCGCCCGGCAGGGGAGAGCCGGGCAGCAGAGAGCCCGCCGGGAGAGGCGGGCGGGGGCTCATACGGACTCCGATTGAATGGACTGCAAAGACCATTCAATCCGAGCGGATGCGAGTAG
- a CDS encoding Rad52/Rad22 family DNA repair protein yields the protein MKLSDVQKRLQSPFPAHMVAWKAVAISKDRSRALLLAHIDARAVQDRLDAICPDHWEFSVEVIPGTPVPTVKGRLTVLGVSREDIGQAPDGDLSTLKAAASDALKRCAVHFGIGRYLYDLPRTWSDWDDTKRQPTHTPELPDWARPDHERTPGGAHLMQAMDQLRYELPEDLDLQREVYRHLKAALGSLHPTPHDPPHNQPGGPHAGRAA from the coding sequence ATGAAACTGAGCGATGTTCAGAAACGACTCCAGTCCCCGTTTCCCGCTCACATGGTGGCGTGGAAAGCCGTCGCCATCAGCAAGGACCGCAGCCGCGCCCTGCTGCTGGCCCACATCGACGCCCGCGCCGTCCAGGACCGCCTGGACGCCATCTGCCCCGACCACTGGGAATTCAGCGTGGAAGTCATCCCCGGCACGCCCGTCCCCACCGTCAAGGGCCGCCTGACCGTCCTGGGCGTCAGCCGCGAGGACATCGGACAGGCCCCGGACGGCGACCTGAGCACCCTGAAAGCCGCCGCCAGCGACGCCCTGAAACGCTGCGCCGTGCACTTCGGCATCGGCCGTTACCTGTACGACCTGCCCCGCACCTGGAGCGACTGGGACGACACCAAACGCCAGCCCACCCACACCCCGGAACTCCCGGACTGGGCCCGCCCCGACCACGAACGCACCCCCGGCGGCGCGCACCTGATGCAGGCCATGGACCAGCTGCGCTACGAACTGCCCGAGGACCTCGACCTGCAGCGCGAGGTGTACCGCCACCTGAAAGCCGCGCTGGGCAGCCTGCACCCCACCCCGCACGACCCCCCCCACAATCAGCCCGGCGGACCGCACGCCGGACGGGCCGCGTGA
- the hisB gene encoding imidazoleglycerol-phosphate dehydratase HisB: MSRAATVTRTTSETDITVTLDLDTPTYQPPHTGHGFLDHMLDALARHARIGLSVRATGDLHIEPHHLIEDTGITLGQALTQALGDRRGIERYGSAFVPMDETLAHVVLDLSGRAHLAFEPETLNVWGDAGGMTHYHLREFLRGLCNHAGITMHVRLLAGREAHHVIEAIVKAVARALRDAVQVTSQTMPSTKGSL; the protein is encoded by the coding sequence ATGAGTCGCGCGGCCACCGTCACCCGAACCACCAGCGAAACCGACATCACCGTCACGCTGGACCTGGACACCCCCACCTACCAGCCCCCGCACACCGGGCACGGCTTCCTGGACCACATGCTCGACGCACTGGCCCGCCACGCCCGCATCGGCCTGAGCGTCCGCGCGACCGGCGACCTGCACATCGAACCGCACCACCTGATCGAGGACACCGGCATCACCCTCGGGCAGGCCCTCACCCAGGCCCTCGGGGACCGCCGGGGCATCGAACGCTACGGCAGCGCCTTCGTGCCCATGGACGAGACCCTGGCGCACGTCGTGCTGGACCTGTCGGGCCGCGCGCACCTCGCCTTCGAACCCGAGACCCTGAACGTCTGGGGCGACGCGGGCGGCATGACCCACTACCACCTGCGCGAATTCCTGCGCGGACTGTGCAACCACGCGGGCATCACCATGCACGTCCGGCTCCTCGCGGGCCGCGAGGCCCACCACGTCATCGAGGCCATCGTGAAGGCCGTCGCCCGCGCCCTGCGGGACGCCGTGCAGGTCACCTCGCAGACCATGCCCAGCACCAAGGGCAGCCTGTGA